The following coding sequences lie in one Silene latifolia isolate original U9 population chromosome 5, ASM4854445v1, whole genome shotgun sequence genomic window:
- the LOC141655647 gene encoding 3'-5' exonuclease-like, with the protein MSGSITYNFWSDKYHVTFDGKIIETTVTKSASTINEWVNEITTATIWATLQVIGLDIEWRPYQIQSMSKTATLQLCVGTKCLIVQLFYVDYIPQSLHNFLSTSYFTFVGVGVANDAQKLKNDYGLECFRTDDVGAAAMQRWPDRFHYSGLKDLAFDLLGFRMDKSRRVTLSDWQAEVLSMDQIQYACIDAYASFRLGELLFN; encoded by the coding sequence ATGTCTGGCTCAATCACATACAACTTCTGGAGTGACAAGTACCATGTTACCTTTGACGGAAAAATCATCGAAACGACTGTAACAAAAAGCGCTTCAACTATCAATGAATGGGTTAACGAGATAACCACGGCCACCATCTGGGCAACCTTACAGGTAATTGGGCTGGACATCGAGTGGAGGCCCTACCAAATCCAATCAATGAGCAAAACAGCCACACTTCAGCTTTGCGTAGGCACAAAGTGTCTAATTGTGCAACTCTTTTACGTCGATTACATCCCTCAGTCGTTACACAACTTCCTTTCTACCTCCTACTTTACGTTTGTTGGTGTCGGTGTGGCCAACGATGCTCAGAAGTTAAAGAACGACTACGGACTCGAGTGTTTCAGGACTGATGATGTTGGGGCTGCTGCAATGCAAAGATGGCCAGACAGGTTTCACTATTCTGGATTGAAGGACTTGGCTTTCGATTTACTCGGGTTTCGTATGGACAAGTCTAGGCGTGTGACTTTGAGTGATTGGCAGGCTGAGGTGCTTAGTATGGATCAAATTCAGTATGCTTGTATTGATGCTTATGCTTCCTTTAGGCTCGGCGAGCTACTATTTAATTGA
- the LOC141657678 gene encoding uncharacterized protein LOC141657678 — protein MSMMSIWRQITTKSFQSSSTLPSPSLFPTSSRFFSSSSPYVVKVGIPEFLRGIGNGVEAHVLKLETEFGGDLHKLLVVRTLKLKKLEIPCKHRKLILNHAHKYRVGLWRPRADDVKKFEST, from the exons ATGAGTATGATGTCGATTTGGCGGCAGATCACAACCAAAAGTTTTCAATCTTCATCAACACTTCCATCTCCATCACTTTTTCCGACTTCTTCCAGAttcttttcctcttcttctcCTTATGTAG TGAAGGTGGGGATTCCGGAGTTTTTAAGAGGGATAGGGAATGGAGTGGAGGCTCATGTGCTGAAGCTTGAGACTGAATTTGGAGGAGACCTTCACAAGTTGCTGGTCGTTCGAACACTTAAGCTGAAGAAACTTGAAATTCCTTGCAAACAT AGGAAGCTGATACTGAATCATGCCCATAAATATAGAGTTGGACTGTGGAGGCCTCGGGCAGATGATGTCAAAAAGTTTGAATCAACTTAG